In Halorussus salilacus, a single genomic region encodes these proteins:
- a CDS encoding tyrosine-type recombinase/integrase, translating into MKPREHADQSLASSFERYLQDKGKGRGGDGGNYRRNAARELERFAEWAASDRGDDDWTGIVPDDVDRDPTFEDLDERVFRDYARHLGGDRGLKQNTVQTYYRYISAWCGWCVNEGYLEAHYAQRASAMAPLPEDDGRKPGDQQAWTSEQRHALTRHVEERARDAVEAYTTLPKDTDPIDKQRARYAAMKAARDRALVFVLAYTAVRVGELLRDPNDPRRRGVRWEDLSLDDGSMDVYRKKQQWDAASLPDPVISPLRSYRKLMDPPTERWPVFPTFDQRTLAGLTKDELAGRGERSGAITERREEYARDLLLALDENIRPPSITTDGARSILQRLSEAADIDIDHPKHDYLAPHGGRRGMGEVLVRAFGYTVAARYLDNSEEMVRERYSHIEAGELGDVATEALSEIDG; encoded by the coding sequence ATGAAACCCCGAGAACACGCCGATCAGTCACTCGCAAGTTCCTTCGAGCGTTACCTCCAGGACAAGGGGAAAGGCCGTGGTGGCGATGGCGGGAACTACCGACGCAACGCTGCGCGCGAGCTCGAGCGGTTCGCCGAGTGGGCCGCCAGCGACCGCGGCGACGACGACTGGACCGGGATCGTCCCCGACGACGTCGACCGCGACCCCACCTTCGAGGACCTCGACGAACGCGTCTTCCGGGACTACGCCCGGCATCTCGGTGGAGACCGAGGACTCAAACAGAACACTGTCCAAACCTATTATCGCTATATCTCTGCGTGGTGCGGGTGGTGTGTCAACGAGGGATATCTCGAAGCGCACTACGCGCAGCGGGCGAGTGCGATGGCACCGCTGCCGGAGGACGACGGCCGCAAGCCCGGTGACCAGCAGGCTTGGACATCCGAACAGCGCCACGCCCTCACCCGGCACGTCGAGGAGCGAGCCCGCGACGCCGTTGAGGCGTACACGACACTCCCAAAGGATACTGACCCCATCGACAAGCAGCGAGCCCGCTACGCGGCGATGAAAGCGGCTCGTGACCGGGCTCTTGTGTTCGTCCTCGCGTACACGGCTGTCCGCGTCGGTGAACTCCTCCGGGACCCGAACGACCCGCGCCGTCGCGGCGTCCGCTGGGAGGACCTCTCGCTCGACGATGGGAGTATGGACGTCTACCGGAAGAAACAGCAGTGGGACGCCGCCAGTCTCCCCGATCCGGTGATCTCACCGTTGCGGAGCTACCGCAAGCTGATGGACCCACCGACAGAGCGCTGGCCGGTGTTTCCGACGTTCGACCAACGGACGCTTGCAGGGCTCACCAAGGATGAGCTAGCCGGCCGAGGGGAACGCTCGGGGGCAATTACTGAGCGCCGTGAGGAGTACGCTCGCGACCTACTGCTAGCGCTCGATGAGAATATTCGGCCGCCGTCGATCACGACGGACGGCGCACGGTCGATTCTCCAACGGCTCTCGGAGGCCGCGGACATCGATATCGACCATCCGAAACACGATTACCTTGCTCCACACGGTGGTCGACGTGGAATGGGAGAGGTCCTTGTCCGTGCGTTCGGATACACGGTAGCGGCCCGTTATCTCGATAATTCCGAGGAGATGGTGCGGGAGCGGTACTCTCACATCGAGGCTGGCGAACTCGGTGATGTGGCGACAGAGGCGCTCTCAGAGATCGATGGGTAG
- a CDS encoding CPBP family intramembrane glutamic endopeptidase: MYVIIRGMSSIRTWIDQHRLLSFVAIAYAFTWTIQGALAYSGMEASWTHSILIGFGGFGPPIGAAVVIWASGGSLRRWVGQMFKWRIGAKWWALAFGLPLIILSLGVLLFVLAGGPIDLTEFESPFIYLFAMAWGTVWGGGQEDLGWRGFMLPILQDSYSALTSSAIVGVTWAAWHLPLFLNATTTHGGWPLSQQLLWMVSILAGSILWTWMYNSTGGSVLAVAVFHAGVNAMGIFHPADQEALIPNGVPDPWLNLLAEVTGAVPLVLIAILLMVVYGGDRLANRDPPTPQDAGLPPETDSDPVE, encoded by the coding sequence GCCTCCTGAGCTTCGTCGCAATCGCGTATGCCTTCACATGGACTATCCAGGGTGCGCTCGCGTATTCGGGCATGGAAGCCTCCTGGACCCACTCGATCCTGATCGGCTTCGGCGGGTTCGGTCCGCCAATAGGTGCCGCAGTCGTCATCTGGGCCTCCGGTGGGAGCCTCCGTAGGTGGGTCGGCCAGATGTTCAAATGGCGAATCGGTGCGAAATGGTGGGCGCTCGCGTTCGGACTCCCGTTGATTATCCTCTCACTGGGCGTCCTACTGTTCGTCCTGGCTGGCGGCCCAATCGACCTCACCGAATTCGAGTCGCCCTTCATCTACCTGTTCGCGATGGCGTGGGGGACCGTCTGGGGCGGCGGCCAGGAGGACCTCGGCTGGCGTGGCTTCATGCTCCCCATCCTACAGGACTCTTACAGCGCGCTGACCTCGAGTGCCATCGTGGGCGTCACGTGGGCCGCTTGGCACCTCCCGCTGTTCCTGAATGCGACGACCACCCACGGCGGTTGGCCGCTCTCCCAGCAACTCCTCTGGATGGTCTCCATCCTTGCGGGCTCGATTCTCTGGACGTGGATGTACAACAGCACCGGCGGTAGCGTTCTCGCCGTCGCGGTGTTTCACGCCGGTGTCAATGCGATGGGAATCTTCCATCCCGCCGATCAGGAGGCGCTCATCCCGAACGGTGTGCCAGACCCCTGGCTGAACCTGCTCGCCGAAGTTACCGGGGCAGTTCCACTCGTACTGATTGCGATCCTTCTAATGGTCGTCTACGGCGGGGACCGCCTCGCGAATCGCGACCCGCCAACTCCACAGGATGCCGGTCTCCCACCGGAAACTGATTCAGACCCCGTCGAGTGA